Proteins encoded together in one Synechococcus sp. BL107 window:
- a CDS encoding 2Fe-2S iron-sulfur cluster-binding protein — protein sequence MSSIPVRWPHGQTTVETVGEDWLKAASNADVSIPTGCLGGSCGACEIEVNGKMVRACISTVPPSKSGELVVTFATDPYW from the coding sequence ATGAGCAGCATTCCTGTGCGTTGGCCCCATGGCCAAACCACCGTGGAAACCGTTGGTGAGGACTGGTTGAAAGCCGCTAGCAACGCAGACGTTTCGATTCCAACTGGCTGCTTGGGGGGCAGCTGTGGCGCCTGTGAAATCGAAGTGAACGGCAAAATGGTTCGGGCCTGCATCAGCACCGTTCCACCCTCAAAATCAGGAGAGTTGGTGGTGACATTTGCCACCGACCCCTACTGGTAA